The genomic stretch aaataatgtgcaattttaacaacatttttacacagttaaacatataattaagtgtgttgtacataaaactgatcacagaaatagtaacaatgttccaaaaacatttagtaccagccttgtggaacttaaaaacattgtttttctacATCTGGAAAGCAagttgaacaaatgaataactttcacactccgccccctagcggataatacaataactaaattttttaaagaaaattatttttttttatacaatgcagctttcttccccgagctgtaccaaaccaccagataggccgaatccggcccgcgggccgtatttttGGCACCCCTGTCTTAAATTGAAGCCAACAAATCAATCTTTGTTCCCATCAtctgcactttttttctttagattttgaaGCTATTGTGAAGTTGTCCGACGGTTTCAATGGAGCTGATTTAAGGAATGTTTGCACAGAAGCAGGTTAGACATTCACCATAATTACCAATGTCTGCACACCATAGCTACTACATCTTAGTCCCATGCTGGCTTCATATGTTTGCAGGTTTATTTGCCATTCGCTCCGACAGAGAATATGTCACCCAGGAGGACTTCATGAAAGCTGTGCGAAAGGTGGCTGATTCAAAGAAACTGGAGTCCAAGCTTGACTACAAACCTGTATAGATTCTATGTTTTCATCATTAAAATTCCTTGAATTCATTGTATGCGTATGACGAGATGAAAAATCTATTCTTCATGTTTGTGGGAGCAACATTTGGATAAAATATATTGTCATCTATCAAAGTTACTTTTACTGTTTTACAGTTGCCAAAGTACTGAAAGATGTTGACCGCTTCTGTTTTACCATGCAACActtgtataaaacaaaaaacttcaTATATGGCAATAAATAATTGTttgaatttattattttctacatttttttttaaaacagtttaAACTTGATATAATCTTGTTTTAATGCTGATGCACATTAATTATTTTAGGGACTAATTATACTTattggaaggagaaaaaaaacatttatcaacactgcataatatttttgttcattcattgaaCGGTGTCATGTTTTTCTATGACCAGGAAACCTGAAGCTTTTCTTAGCTAACTATCAATCACCATCCTAAcaacttcataaaaaaatggagattttcACAGCTGCCAATCAACCACATAAATGAGACTGAATATTTACAATGACGGTCAccataaacacaaaatatacagtaaaatCTTTTTTCAAGGGAAAGTACCGATCTATCAAATTAcaagctaccgtattttccggactataagtcactttttttcagtttggctgggcctgtgacTAATATCAAAGTGCGATTTATTTATGCCTTTTCCCCCTCTGACCATGACAGcctgttcgtttttttttttttgttaacagatgcacaTTTTGtccgtttgtttttctttctattttaaggttgtttgtttttggtttctgatctgattaaaaaaaagccctccCAAACgtgcaatttatatatatttttttcctctttactcTGGATTATTTGGCTGGTGAGATTTAGAGTAAGAAAAATACGATAAACATGCAACTTCCTTTGAATGTTAGGATgtaaacatttcaaatattctTTCACTGAAAAAGTCCTAGAGATCTTTTGGTggcagaggaaaaaaacaaaacatttccaCTGTCATCATAAATGTGGATTTGGAATACATTTGGATTTCAAAGACATTAATGTTTCATGGCCTGCTATGCTACTAGCCTGGAACAATTGAAATCTAGTGTGTAAATTTATTAAAATGGACAAATACAAGGTTCCAACCAGAGAAAGCTGAAGCCAGAGGGAAGAGCAAGATGCACAAAAGTCAAagctggtgaaaaaaaaaataaaaaaaaaatatatatatacataatctatatatatgtatgtatatgtgtatatatatatatatatatatatatatatatatatatatatatatatatatatatatatatatatatatatatatatatatatatatatatatatatatatatatatatatatatatatatatatatatatatatatatatatatatagatgtatacatatatatacatatatatatatagagatgtatacatatatatacatatatatatatatagagatgtatacatatatatacatatatatatatagagatgtatacatatatatacatatatatatatatagagatgtatacatatatatacatatatatacatatatatatatgtgtgtatatatatatatatatatatatatatatatatatatatatatatatatatatatatatatatatatgtgtatatatatatatatatatatatatatatatatatatatatatatatatatatatatatatatatatatatatatgtatgtgtgtatataagtaagtgtatatatgtacgtgtctatacgtgtgtatgtatgtatgtgtgtatatatgtaattatgtaaattctataattcgttccacagtcctcacaaAACTGCCAACTAGTCCCAATTTCCAATAGATGTgcggaaacacacaaaaaatgagagaaaattagaaggaaataatttattaatgtcttaaaataaataaagcataagaAAATGTGCTGTGCACTGCTGAAATAGTTTCCTCCACGGCTGTTACccgtgtttgtccgccagataaCGGCAAGAGCCCATTCAACCAAGGCctaaagccgtccactttgtactacattttagacttttacctgttccctgtgtgtgtgtctgtctgtgggAAAACATGCATTGGTTTGCATTTGTAGGTATTTTAAAAGCtcaataaggggaattgcaatcataaaTAAGGGGTGAATTTAGTCGAGGTGGACAGTTATGTAAAatagaatcttgaaacatggataggggttgttgtgagacagccaatagcattgaattgaatgcttttattgtcattatatgagatagaatgagagcgatgaaatgagagccGAGTAGAGGGAAGCGAGGTCTCTAACCTGACAATTAATAATCcgcaacaatattttcaaaataaaataacagataagaaaatgcatttactttgtcaaaaaaatcgtaacctgaaaatgtcttaCCTAGacgcatttgtaagtagaggtatgactatttcTATTTTTGGTCCAGTGTAAATGATCACATTCTTTAATCTATCATCTGTTCTTTTACACATTGCGTTAGTGCTGCATACACTTGTGATACAAATCTCCTTTTGCATTGTGAAAAAGTGAGTACTTTGAAGCATTTCATAAACTCACTGATATCTAATTTAAAATTagaggtgaaaaaaattcaaagctcTTACAGTTTGTTATAAAGATTATAGTTCCATAATACTCTAATGTTCAATCATTTACATACTTGGGCTTCTATTTGTTGCATGATACATTTGAGGGCGGTGGTAGTTCATTTGAAATTTTTTACACCACCAGTTAGTGGTCCCATTTGTTAAACACTGCATTTCTTAAATGAAGAAAGTTGACGTTTAAATTTCCGTGTTGTGTATTATTGGCATTTCTATccatcataaaaaataataattaaacctCTGCTGAGAATGATATTTACATAATTTCTGCCAGGGGATGTACATATAGTTCATTGTTGGGATGCAGCTGGAGGAAGAGCAAGAGTAAATGACTCTTGGATGAAAGCCCTACAAATGGGGCATTGTTGGAAATGAAATGCACAGCTGTTACACACACAAGCATGTCTGCAGGGAAGCAACACCCTGTTGATTGCTGCATTCTGACACACTACACAGTCTCTGCCCCGCCCCTCTGACCAGTCTTCATCGTCTTGCTCGGCATCATCCTCTACCAGTGATGTTACTTCTTCTTTAGCTTCCTCTTCACACTCTGGCACATTGGGATTTGTAATCAGGTCAGCATCAGGATGACCAGATTGACAGCTGCTGTTTGCTGACATGAAGAGAGCCTGCAGGAGGGTTCAAAAATCCATTGATTTTTCTGAACTGGTTATTCTCACAAGCGCCAGGGGGTGTGAAGCCCGTTCAGCAAACAATGATCTCAATCTGATTAATCCTGGAAATGTTTAAAGATAgtgttccctcgattatcgtggttaatggggactgggaccacccggaataagtgaatttccgtgaagtagggattccccttcaaaaatgcttaatttgaatttaattccaaaagatttttttttaaatgtacccccctgtatacagtacaccaggggtgtccaaactttttgcaaagaggcccagatttggtaaggtgaaaatgtgtgcgggccgactatgtagcctgacattctttgaaccattaacattaaatacaaatgaaccttttgggattttttttaattacaaatggcatactttgacatttttttttacatttaggtttttaccgaaatcacaaaccacaaaaaattaagaaaactatcaaggatatctaagttcatgtgaaacatcacatattattcactattatatgctcactgtaggaacagtgctgaaaacaaatcaatgatcactgcatattcaaactgtgattttgaccatcacaaaaaaaataatgaactcatgtattttatactgtggtcaacagtgccggcgggccgtgtattattgatttcatgatagaggccacgggccggtaaaaatttgtccacgggccttaattggcccgcgggccggactttggacatgtctgcagtacaccatatagaatacgggtagagagagtgaaatgcatgttataataaaaaaactgtaaaatatgttgtttcaatgtaatatttgtattttttatttttttcttctcaaaaaaatccacgaagctctgagcccgcgatagctgaaccgcaaagtagcgagggaacactgtaatactAAAATAAAAGCTGCTTCATCGGTGCATTTCAATAACCGGTGCAAATTAGAGAGAAGGAACAACTTGCCAAATTGACAACATAACATACCTTTAACTCGTACATGTTCCCTTGTGAAGTGAGAAGGTACTGGAAGAGGATCCTTGCAGAAAGGTTGTATTGATGATCTGGTACGTGAATTACAGTGACTTTGGCAACCTGAAAGATGACAGAATTGGGTTTCCCTCGAGATGAGGTTTACATCCTTATTATTGCTGAAAACTGATGGTGATATATTCTGGCAACTCACAATATTGTACGAGTCTCTGGCTTCTTTTTGCATTAAGGTTAACACTGCCACGAGAGGATAGCGCTGTCTGGGCATTGGGCCGAAATCGTTGATTCCTTGATCCGCTGGAATATGAGTGAAAAATTCTTCCCTGTCATCACTGCTAATTCTTAATAATAAATGTGTCAAAGAGCCAAACAGATCTTATACAGAAATCATTGAAAAGGGGTAAACAAAAGACAATTCAATTAAAGTTTCCTCAATTTTAATGGTTTGTGAATCTTGATCAGGaattttatgatgaaaaattaTATTTCTGGATATAGTACCAGTGTTTATGGCAGATGGGCACATTTCTTTGGAAGTGCAAATGAGGCTTAAACCTTGGTATTATTGGAACTCTCATcagaatacagaaaaaaacagaactaGTTACATGATCACTTTATGTAAGTTGTATATGGAGCAAAAACGCATCTATAAAAGGATACAAGAAAGTCTCTAAGTACTGATAAGACCGGTGCAGTGCCTCTCGGAAATGACGCGGGGTGCAAAACCTGGGGCCAGACTGGTGGGCCTGCAATGCTCGCTGCAGGACACTGACCTCACAACCCCAAAAACAGCTCAAGACACATGGCTCCAAGCAAGATGGCTTCAGCACCACGCCATCTGTAgaattcattgttatttttttaaatcacaaactACAGTGTATGATAGCATACTGATTCAACTAGCCCTTTGCTAAATCCTGCCGCTTTGAATTACGGTTGTCAGACCTAATTCCCTTTCGTTGCAGTTATGCCAAACTGCATTTTTGCAtagtagtacagtgttccctcggttatcgcggttaatggggaccgggaccacccgcgataagtgaatttccgcgaagtagggatgccccttcaaaaatgcttaatttgaattaaattatttatttttttaccaccctgtatacagtacaccatttAGAatgcgggtagagagagtgaaattcatgttaaaacaaaaaaaactgtaaaatatgttgtctcaatgtaatatttgtacttatttattttcaccccccccccccccccccaaaaaaaaacgcgaagctctgaatccgcggtggctgaaccgcaaagtagcgagggaacactgtagaacAAAACCAAATCCTAAACAAATAAGTGTCTTGAGTCTCCttttaaaagaatgaaaaaaaactatggcTGGTTAAAGcgtgtaaaaaaaactgcaccaaGATACCtagatgggaaaaaataaatgctgCGGCTACATTCCCTAAATCAGGGCCAAGTCCGGTTCCATATCTCCCTTtatcaacacacctgaatcaaatactCTGGATCGGTATcaaagcttctggacagcttgctgatgagttgaccaTTTGATTTAGTTGTGGAAGAAGAGGGAAGTATGGCTACAAAAAGATATGGATAGAAAAACTACAAAcgtcatttttattaaattgaatGGATTCAACTGCGGGATAGGGCTGCCGCACTCCTAATTCGATACCTGACTTTTGGCATGCCTCTaagtcagtggtctcaaaccggtcctcaaagggccgcagtgggtgcaggttttcatacCAACTCAACAaagataccttttgcaagtgcaatcagttaattagagtcaggtgctacttattttaaagacacctgattggttaaaatgttgccactggatcggttggaacaaaaaccaggacccactgcggccctatgtggaaccggtttgagaccactgctctaagTCGTCATTGTTAACATATGACTGGTCCTCTTGTTATAACAGGATTTAGTAAAAAGTTAATTGCATCAAATCTTGGATAACGAAGATAATCTGAAAACCAAACAACTTTCTATTTTCATGCTACTTCTTGAGAATAATAAAGAACTGCACTTGTTACCAGCAACAGATGCAATTCCTGAATCGATCTCCAGGGCAAAAGGATTTGTCACCAGGACCATTTGCTTTTCGGGATTCGTTAGGTTGGACTCTGTGTCATCAGAGCTACGCAAGATCACCGGGAAATCAAATCCAACCCTGAAAGACATTCCCGCAAAATTATAATACGAAGGTACGTATAATTCTGGttaaacatggattttatctaaaaaagtacaagagtacaagtactattatcaaaaagtgtatttattacaaatattacagcatatgaaaagactCATGTATTAGTATGTAAATATAatctttataaagaaaaaatggaaatacttaaagtactgtactcacagtgaaaacgGTTCCTCTACGcttgattaaaacaaaaaaaaactggttattgGGAGCTTTATTCCAAGTCCTCTTCGTTCGATTCTAGAGGCATTGGATGATCGACGCAATCTTCGAGTGGTGCTGTTTGGGGCAGAAGCATGAGCTTCTTCTGCGAGAGGTTTTCGGCACGCAAAGAACATGGCGaccacattttcttttcttgtaaACATATGCTGTTTTCTAAGGACATGACTTTGTCAAGAAGATTGCCAGATTCAATGGCTCcaaccatgttgtcatcaaacTCCTGGACCCGTTGTTCCAAACTGCGTGCCATATTGATGACCTCCTGAAGTTCTCCCTGAAATAAATGTACGTTTGTTCGGCGAAAATGTTCTACCCATTTGAAATATCCTACAGCATGCAAAATTGACAGCCAATGTGGAACGGTATGCTTTGAGCTTCTTTTGCTTAGATTAAGAATGTCCGAACTCTTCCACAAAGGGCACAGTGGGTACGagttttcattccaatccatcaagaggacaccttttcaccaatctggtgtcctacaagtgcaattagtggattgcagtcaggtgcttgttgttttctgcagaaatctcattggtaaAAGTGTCtctgctggattggttggaacaaaaatctgcacccacagcagccctcgaggactgtcttggccacccctggtttagttgCACAAAGGAAGAATGTACTGaaacataaatattttaaatgattgtgatATAACTCCACTATGTTTGCCTCTTCATCAGATTCGCGAGGCATTGGATCATGAATGGAATCTTCAGGACTTTCTGCACGAGGTTTTTGGCACACGAGGAACATGGTGATGGGGAGTTGTGACTCCTcgttttatttacaaatatggTTTTGTACAAGGACATCACACCATCAAGACAGTTGCCAAAAAAAGTTACTACTAACTacttatttgtgtaaa from Stigmatopora nigra isolate UIUO_SnigA unplaced genomic scaffold, RoL_Snig_1.1 HiC_scaffold_26, whole genome shotgun sequence encodes the following:
- the cgrrf1 gene encoding cell growth regulator with RING finger domain protein 1 isoform X2, with protein sequence MVLVTNPFALEIDSGIASVADGVVLKPSCLEPCVLSCFWGCEVSVLQRALQAHQSGPRFCTPRHFREALHRSYQYLETFLISSDDREEFFTHIPADQGINDFGPMPRQRYPLVAVLTLMQKEARDSYNIVAKVTVIHVPDHQYNLSARILFQYLLTSQGNMYELKALFMSANSSCQSGHPDADLITNPNVPECEEEAKEEVTSLVEDDAEQDDEDWSEGRGRDCVVCQNAAINRVLLPCRHACVCNSCAFHFQQCPICRAFIQESFTLALPPAASQQ
- the cgrrf1 gene encoding cell growth regulator with RING finger domain protein 1 isoform X1 produces the protein MAGGFLVIMYEYSPFFYICVVSLCFVITAARVLGWVGFDFPVILRSSDDTESNLTNPEKQMVLVTNPFALEIDSGIASVADGVVLKPSCLEPCVLSCFWGCEVSVLQRALQAHQSGPRFCTPRHFREALHRSYQYLETFLISSDDREEFFTHIPADQGINDFGPMPRQRYPLVAVLTLMQKEARDSYNIVAKVTVIHVPDHQYNLSARILFQYLLTSQGNMYELKALFMSANSSCQSGHPDADLITNPNVPECEEEAKEEVTSLVEDDAEQDDEDWSEGRGRDCVVCQNAAINRVLLPCRHACVCNSCAFHFQQCPICRAFIQESFTLALPPAASQQ